From bacterium:
ACAGACAGCCTGAATTCACGCAGATAGATGTTGAGATGTCGTTTATTGAAGAGGATGATATAATTGAAATTGTAGAAAAACTTATGAAGCGGCTTTTTAAAGAGACGCTTGATATAGACCTTGAAATTCCGTTCCGGCGCCTGTCTTACAATTCTGCAATGGATATGTACGGGTCTGATGCACCGGATATCAGGTTTGATATGAAACTTCACGATCTTTCTGAAACAGTTAAAGATTCTGATTTCAGCATATTTACGAGTGTGCTTGAAAACGGAGGAGCTGTTAAAGGTATTTATTCTCCTGATATGGATAGTATATCAAGAAAAGGCACAGATGATTTGACAGCATTTGCCAGGAGATACGGTGCAAAGGGTTTGATCACAATACAGATGCGTGACGGAGAGCTGGTTTCGCCGATAAAAAAACACATCGGCAATGATCTCCTCCTTACAATATGGAAGACTTTCGGAGGAGGGGATAAAGGAGTTGTATTTATTATTGCAGCGGAAAAACAGGTGTGCAGAGTTTCTCTTGGAAGCCTTAGGAAAAAGATTGCAGGGGATATAGGAATCATTCCTGAGAATGAATTCGCTTTTACCTGGGTTGTTGATTTCCCGCTTTTTGAATTTGATGAAGAAGACAAGAGGCTTGTTGCAATGCACCATCCTTTTACATCCCCGAAAGAAGAAGATGTTGAGAAGCTGGAGAGTGCGCCGGAAAAAGTAATGGCAAGAGCGTATGACCTGGTGCTTAACGGAACTGAAATCGCAGGCGGGAGCATAAGGAATTACAGAAGTGATGTTCAGGAGAAACTTTTCCGTGCTCTTGGAATGGATGAGAATACAATTAAACATAAGTTCGGATTCCTCGTTG
This genomic window contains:
- the aspS gene encoding aspartate--tRNA ligase, with product VSLRPENMINKSMDTGEIEVYADDLIIFNPSKPLPFLISDEVDATEELKLTFRYLDLRRPQMQKNIILRHKAAQIVRRFFDENDFLEIETPFLMKSTPEGARDYLVPSRNHPGKFYALPQSPQTYKQILMISSFDRYFQIVRCFRDEDLRADRQPEFTQIDVEMSFIEEDDIIEIVEKLMKRLFKETLDIDLEIPFRRLSYNSAMDMYGSDAPDIRFDMKLHDLSETVKDSDFSIFTSVLENGGAVKGIYSPDMDSISRKGTDDLTAFARRYGAKGLITIQMRDGELVSPIKKHIGNDLLLTIWKTFGGGDKGVVFIIAAEKQVCRVSLGSLRKKIAGDIGIIPENEFAFTWVVDFPLFEFDEEDKRLVAMHHPFTSPKEEDVEKLESAPEKVMARAYDLVLNGTEIAGGSIRNYRSDVQEKLFRALGMDENTIKHKFGFLVDALTYGAPPHGGIAFGFDRLVAMLAGEGSIRNVIPFPKTTSAFSLMDGAPSAVDDKQLKELGISIVKNE